A portion of the Elephas maximus indicus isolate mEleMax1 chromosome 13, mEleMax1 primary haplotype, whole genome shotgun sequence genome contains these proteins:
- the C13H15orf39 gene encoding uncharacterized protein C15orf39 homolog, producing the protein MAEKRPLGTLGPVMYGKLPRLEDDSGPGHSLPASAGSQDPCSYKGAYFSCPMGGAPKAGSERLASWTPYPPLYPTSMAGPPLRADSLLPNCLLYRPLAEGSEKGQDSSPIGLLPYGPRAHSYPGPPLAAPKPIYRNPLCYGLSTCLGEGAAKRPLDVDWTVVTGSLLPPADPPCSLAPAPGKGQPLDATFLHGVPAGGAGKDSVSFSPCQAFLDKYRTIHSTGFQASKYAGPYSGDPKQAVPEGPPSPWTQLAQPLGPACQDAVPTHYPLPHTAQALPCPPACRHPEKQSSYSSVPPLQPLGAHKGAGYPPGGLGSPYLRQQAAQAPYVPPVGLDTYSYPSAPLPAPSPGFRLEPPLTPRCPLDFPPQTLGFPHARDDLSLYGASPGLGGTPPSQDTVRAVPQPSAFQRACQPVPASQPRLEPMGPTEKPVQAAEEKTWPPSCRKEQLQPRFDEHPRAPIVIRDSPVPRTPPALPPCAQERQSLPRNEGSSPPSSPPMPVIDNVFSLAPYRDYLDVQAPEATSEPEQVSATNKSHDTDCKRTLSAQQPTLGTHCSLREEVALDLSVKKPVTETSPIKVSRPAHAKPTGALHIGNTVTDMPGVGNTVLDLPGPESTVSDVLGGRNTISDVPGLKNLVTEAPGLPGVPVTTEATPRTNFQSSVAFMFRKFKILRPAPLPTAVVPSVPTSAPTPAPPALTPTSVPIGLQILTQPLPVACFNLALPSPPALAVASPAPAPAPSPAPAPTPAPAPADAPAPAAAPSPAPAPALTPVPGPAPASTLAPATVDSAEQRFAGLHASLCDAISGSVAHSPPEKLREWLETDGPWGRAAWQDCQGVQGLLRKLLSQLQSFVCTHQCPFPHVVRAGAIFVPIHLVKERLFPQLPPASVDHVLQEHRVELRPTTLSEERALRDRALHGCTLRMLKLLALRQLPDIYPDLLDLQWRDCVRRQLGGIDTEARAVPPSETTMARDEPESLALAQKSPAPKARKPGRKSPTPGVEKAEAAIEGGSRGTSPTPAASASPPSPTLRARFRNLLETAWLNGLALPTWGHKASGQDRPSPRPQLLGGQSHHL; encoded by the exons ATGGCAGAGAAGCGGCCACTGGGGACCCTGGGCCCTGTGATGTATGGCAAGCTGCCCCGCCTAGAGGATGACTCAGGGCCTGGGCATAGCCTACCCGCCTCTGCTGGCAGTCAGGACCCCTGCAGCTACAAGGGTGCCTATTTTTCTTGCCCCATGGGGGGTGCCCCCAAGGCTGGGTCTGAGCGCCTGGCATCCTGGACCCCTTACCCACCCTTGTACCCCACCAGCATGGCAGGACCCCCACTTCGGGCAGACAGTCTGTTGCCTAACTGCCTGCTCTACCGCCCACTGGCAGAGGGCTCTGAGAAGGGACAGGACTCCAGCCCCATTGGGCTCCTGCCATACGGTCCCCGGGCTCACTCCTACCCAGGCCCACCGCTGGCGGCACCAAAACCCATCTACCGCAACCCTCTGTGTTATGGGCTTTCGACTTGCCTGGGGGAAGGGGCAGCCAAGAGGCCACTGGATGTTGACTGGACAGTGGTGACTGGGTCCCTGCTGCCCCCTGCTGATCCACCCTGTTCTTTGGCCCCAGCACCTGGCAAAGGCCAGCCTCTGGATGCTACCTTCTTGCATGGAGTGCCAGCTGGGGGGGCTGGCAAAGACTCCGTGAGCTTCTCTCCATGCCAGGCATTCCTGGACAAGTATCGGACCATCCACAGTACAGGCTTCCAGGCCTCCAAGTATGCAGGTCCGTACTCTGGGGACCCCAAGCAGGCAGTGCCTGAGGGCCCCCCCAGTCCTTGGACCCAGCTGGCCCAACCTCTGGGACCAGCCTGCCAGGATGCAGTGCCCACCCACTACCCGCTGCCCCACACTGCACAGGCCCTGCCTTGCCCTCCAGCCTGCCGCCACCCAGAGAAGCAGAGTAGCTACAGCTCAGTGCCCCCGTTGCAGCCTCTGGGAGCCCACAAGGGGGCTGGGTACCCACCTGGTGGCCTGGGTAGCCCCTACCTGAGGCAGCAGGCAGCCCAGGCACCCTATGTGCCCCCAGTGGGGCTGGACACCTATTCCTACCCCTCTGCTCCCCTCCCAGCACCCTCACCAGGCTTCAGGCTGGAGCCACCTCTCACACCACGGTGCCCACTTGACTTTCCTCCCCAAACGCTGGGCTTTCCTCACGCCCGGGATGACCTCTCTCTCTATGGGGCATCCCCGGGGCTTGGAGGGACACCACCTTCCCAGGACACTGTGCGGGCTGTGCCTCAACCCAGTGCCTTCCAGCGGGCATGCCAGCCAGTACCTGCCAGCCAGCCACGCTTAGAACCCATGGGGCCCACGGAGAAACCTGTGCAGGCAGCTGAGGAGAAGACATGGCCGCCTAGCTGCAGGAAAGAGCAGCTCCAGCCCCGGTTCGATGAGCACCCCAGGGCACCTATCGTCATCCGAGACAGTCCAGTTCCTCGTACCCCACCAGCACTGCCTCCCTGTGCCCAGGAGCGTCAATCCCTCCCGCGGAATGagggctcaagtccacccagttcTCCACCCATGCCTGTTATTGACAACGTCTTCAGCCTGGCCCCCTACCGTGACTACCTGGATGTGCAGGCGCCTGAGGCCACATCTGAGCCTGAGCAAGTCTCAGCCACCAACAAGAGCCATGACACAGACTGCAAGAGGACTCTGTCAGCTCAGCAGCCTACCTTAGGGACACACTGCTCACTTAGGGAGGAAGTGGCACTGGACCTAAGCGTGAAGAAGCCTGTGACAGAGACGTCCCCTATCAAGGTCTCTAGGCCAGCGCATGCCAAGCCCACGGGCGCATTGCACATTGGGAACACGGTCACAGACATGCCAGGTGTGGGAAACACAGTCTTGGATCTGCCAGGTCCAGAGAGTACAGTCTCGGATGTGCTGGGTGGGAGGAACACAATCTCGGATGTGCCGGGTCTAAAAAATCTAGTCACAGAAGCACCAGGGCTGCCTGGGGTACCAGTGACCACCGAGGCCACACCAAGGACCAACTTCCAAAGCTCTGTGGCCTTCATGTTCCGAAAATTCAAGATCCTCCGGCCAGCACCCTTGCCTACAGCCGTGGTCCCATCTGTGCCCACTTcagcccccaccccagcaccACCAGCACTGACCCCCACATCGGTGCCCATTGGACTGCAGATTCTCACCCAGCCCTTGCCTGTGGCCTGCTTCAACCTGGCACTGCCTAGCCCTCCAGCCTTAGCTGTGGCGTCCCCAGCTCCGGCTCCTGCTCCGTCACCTGCTCCGGCCCCGACTCCAGCTCCGGCTCCTGCCGATGCTCCAGCTCCTGCTGCAGCTCCATCACCTGCTCCTGCCCCAGCTCTGACTCCTGTTCCAGGCCCTGCTCCCGCTTCTACCCTAGCCCCAGCCACAGTGGACTCCGCAGAGCAACGCTTTGCAGGGTTGCACGCATCCCTGTGTGATGCCATTTCGGGCTCAGTGGCCCACTCCCCACCTGAGAAGCTGCGCGAGTGGCTTGAGACAGATGGGCCTTGGGGCCGGGCGGCATGGCAGGACTGCCAGGGTGTACAGGGGCTGCTGCGCAAGCTACTCTCACAGCTCCAGAGCTTCGTGTGCACGCATCAGTGCCCCTTCCCCCATGTGGTACGAGCTGGCGCCATCTTCGTGCCCATCCACCTGGTGAAGGAGCGGCTCTTCCCACAGCTGCCCCCTGCTTCTGTGGACCATGTGCTGCAGGAGCACCGTGTGGAACTGCGACCCACCACGCTGTCGGAAGAGCGGGCGCTACGGGACCGTGCCCTGCACGGCTGTACCTTGCGCATGCTGAAGCTGCTGGCCCTGCGCCAGCTGCCCGACATCTACCCTGACCTACTGGACCTGCAGTGGCGTGACTGCGTACGCCGCCAGCTGG GTGGCATTGACACTGAGGCTAGAGCTGTGCCCCCCTCAGAAACCACCATGGCCAGAGATGAGCCAGAGAGCCTAGCCCTGGCTCAGAAGTCACCAGCCCCCAAGGCCAGGAAGCCGGGGAGGAAATCACCAACTCCTGGTGTGGAGAAGGCAGAGGCAGCCATTGAAGGAGGGTCCCGTGGTACCTCACCTACGCCAGCTGCTAGTGCCAGCCCACCCAGCCCCACACTGAGGGCCCGCTTCCGCAATCTGCTGGAGACTGCCTGGCTCAATGGCCTGGCACTACCCACTTGGGGCCACAAGGCCTCAGGACAGGATCGGCCCTCGCCCCGCCCACAGCTGTTGGGGGGCCAGAGCCACCACCTGTAG